In Lujinxingia sediminis, a single genomic region encodes these proteins:
- a CDS encoding transglycosylase SLT domain-containing protein — protein sequence MSSPVLAQDEPPAELTDAYARWRVEVETDPARVLAEAQNAADFGPVEELRQHLVAEAAIAAGRLDVAVDALAWLFDKAQDGTDRFAAGIDRAELLVLLGRADEARAQLEDLGRAEPEGRRADSRHLAARRARLRHDLALAAGQGAAASSYARALLTRYPAEDATRRPGLSVGVGELDDAAKVRRGLALYEAWDYEEARAALEPFADHKEHAATVRWHLADIALNRLRDDPVLAEELYGELAAGRTRHAEAAHYQYARAQMRQERYDDALDTLEAYQARYPRGTWSEAVDYYRGWLPYDHRENERAIQGFEQYIDKRGYRTARSSLVIGFWAWAHIREQQWQKAIEVYERLHRYGNMLVEGKALYWQAYAHLQLEEREQAIARLDRLRQRYPVTYYGMLGEQLRATIEGKDPTASKVWWPPGSGQADDSPRVDIDDLPVARLSAADRERWQKVRWFVALGEPERAREAFLPMRRRVFAVVPADQQRAWIHALGQFVGDYHTMWNEVTGGSISAMPRLPDTSALETVMAYPRAYRQVVEEATSEFELPPELMWGIMRQESRYRPGQISHTDAVGALQMIPATARRIAEELHVDYNVRTFHRPEVGFRFSAFYMRRLLDVFAQRIVLMAGAYNSGPDVIKRWVEKNPGGDFAGLIEEFEYNEGRNYARKVTEHMLRYLYIYEDDVERRGMWLDRMFPLDRTIELPDDVGY from the coding sequence ATGAGTTCGCCCGTTCTTGCTCAAGATGAGCCGCCGGCCGAGCTTACCGACGCCTACGCCCGCTGGCGTGTGGAGGTGGAGACGGACCCCGCCCGGGTGCTTGCTGAGGCGCAAAACGCTGCGGATTTCGGGCCTGTGGAAGAGCTTCGCCAGCACCTGGTGGCAGAGGCCGCCATCGCCGCGGGGCGACTCGATGTGGCGGTCGATGCGCTGGCCTGGCTCTTTGATAAGGCGCAGGATGGCACCGATCGTTTTGCGGCCGGCATCGATCGCGCCGAGTTGCTCGTGCTCCTGGGCCGTGCGGACGAGGCTCGAGCGCAGCTCGAAGACTTAGGAAGAGCGGAGCCCGAAGGGCGACGCGCAGACTCCCGACATCTGGCCGCGCGCCGCGCCCGGTTGCGCCATGATCTGGCCCTGGCCGCAGGCCAGGGCGCGGCGGCCAGCTCCTATGCCCGCGCGCTCCTGACGCGCTACCCGGCCGAAGATGCCACGCGCCGCCCCGGCTTAAGCGTGGGCGTCGGTGAACTCGATGACGCCGCAAAAGTCCGCCGCGGACTGGCCCTCTATGAGGCCTGGGATTACGAGGAGGCCCGCGCTGCGCTTGAACCTTTTGCCGATCACAAAGAGCACGCCGCCACCGTGCGCTGGCACCTGGCAGACATCGCTCTGAACCGCCTGCGCGATGATCCGGTGCTCGCCGAAGAACTCTACGGAGAGCTTGCCGCCGGTCGCACACGCCACGCGGAAGCCGCACATTACCAGTACGCCCGCGCCCAGATGCGCCAGGAGCGCTACGACGATGCGCTCGATACCCTGGAAGCCTACCAGGCGCGCTACCCGCGCGGGACCTGGTCGGAGGCCGTGGACTACTACCGGGGCTGGCTCCCCTACGATCATCGCGAAAACGAGCGGGCCATCCAGGGCTTTGAGCAGTACATCGACAAACGCGGCTATCGCACCGCGCGCTCCTCGCTCGTCATCGGGTTCTGGGCCTGGGCGCACATCCGAGAGCAGCAGTGGCAGAAGGCCATCGAGGTCTATGAGCGCCTGCACCGCTACGGCAACATGCTGGTGGAGGGCAAAGCGCTCTACTGGCAGGCCTACGCCCACCTGCAGCTTGAGGAGCGCGAGCAGGCCATCGCTCGCCTCGATCGTCTGCGCCAGCGCTACCCGGTGACTTACTACGGGATGCTTGGCGAGCAGCTGCGGGCGACGATCGAGGGTAAGGATCCGACCGCCTCGAAGGTGTGGTGGCCGCCGGGGTCGGGACAGGCCGATGACAGCCCCAGGGTCGACATCGATGATCTTCCGGTAGCCCGTCTCAGCGCCGCAGATCGCGAGCGCTGGCAGAAGGTGCGCTGGTTTGTGGCGTTGGGCGAGCCGGAGCGGGCCAGGGAGGCCTTTTTGCCGATGCGTCGGCGAGTTTTCGCCGTGGTGCCCGCCGACCAGCAGCGTGCCTGGATTCACGCCCTGGGTCAGTTCGTGGGCGACTACCACACGATGTGGAATGAGGTCACCGGTGGCTCGATCTCCGCGATGCCACGTCTTCCCGACACCTCGGCGCTGGAGACGGTGATGGCCTACCCTCGGGCTTACCGGCAGGTGGTGGAGGAGGCCACCTCCGAGTTCGAGCTTCCGCCGGAGCTGATGTGGGGCATCATGCGCCAGGAGTCGCGCTACCGCCCCGGCCAGATTTCGCACACCGACGCGGTGGGCGCTTTGCAGATGATCCCGGCCACCGCGCGCCGCATCGCCGAGGAGCTTCACGTTGACTACAACGTGCGCACCTTCCACCGGCCCGAGGTCGGTTTTCGTTTCAGCGCGTTTTATATGCGCCGACTCCTCGATGTTTTTGCTCAGCGCATCGTGTTGATGGCCGGCGCCTACAACTCCGGTCCGGACGTCATCAAACGCTGGGTGGAGAAGAACCCCGGGGGGGATTTCGCCGGTCTCATCGAGGAGTTCGAGTACAACGAGGGCCGCAATTATGCGCGCAAGGTCACCGAGCATATGCTGCGTTACCTCTACATCTACGAGGACGACGTCGAGCGTCGCGGGATGTGGCTCGACCGGATGTTCCCGCTGGACCGCACGATCGAACTTCCCGATGATGTGGGTTATTAA
- a CDS encoding ParA family protein codes for MRNLISTGLRKLVKNESRYPRGQRSAVVIAVATVKGGVGKTTTAVNLASALATFHDKKVLLIDLDAQGHCSTSLSSALPAVGPEPTPISEVLLSEERLDVLDARRSTTIANLDLTPADRGLAEAEGRISQKIGKELLLRDALEYARTHYDVILMDCPPNKGNLTLNALLAADQVLIPTDLSPLSVQGADELLETVLTIRDRLHHRVEILGVVLTRVDGRNVTINQEILQSIEAAWGDLVLGQTIGINTQLARAQLSGESIFDHAPQSRGAAHYKALADEVIARLG; via the coding sequence ATGCGCAATCTGATTTCGACGGGCTTACGAAAGTTGGTCAAAAACGAGTCGCGTTACCCAAGGGGGCAGCGCAGCGCGGTGGTGATAGCCGTGGCGACGGTGAAGGGAGGTGTAGGGAAAACAACGACCGCCGTCAACCTGGCCAGCGCCCTGGCCACCTTTCACGACAAAAAGGTGCTCCTGATTGACCTCGACGCGCAGGGGCATTGCTCCACGAGTTTGAGTTCGGCGTTACCCGCGGTTGGGCCCGAGCCCACGCCGATAAGCGAGGTGCTGCTTTCGGAGGAGCGCCTTGATGTGCTCGACGCTCGCCGTTCCACCACGATCGCCAACCTCGACCTGACGCCAGCCGATCGGGGGCTGGCCGAAGCCGAGGGGCGCATCAGTCAGAAGATCGGAAAGGAGCTGCTTTTGCGTGACGCGCTGGAGTACGCGCGCACTCATTACGACGTGATTTTGATGGACTGCCCGCCCAATAAGGGGAACCTCACCCTTAACGCGCTTCTTGCGGCCGATCAGGTGCTCATTCCCACCGATCTTTCGCCCTTGAGTGTGCAGGGGGCCGATGAACTTCTGGAGACCGTGCTCACAATTCGGGACCGCCTCCATCACCGTGTCGAGATTCTTGGGGTGGTGCTCACGCGGGTCGATGGTCGAAATGTGACGATCAACCAGGAGATTTTGCAGAGCATTGAGGCGGCCTGGGGCGATCTGGTGCTGGGGCAGACCATCGGCATCAACACCCAGCTTGCGCGCGCGCAGCTCAGCGGGGAGTCGATCTTTGATCATGCACCGCAGAGCCGAGGGGCGGCGCATTATAAAGCGCTGGCCGATGAGGTCATCGCGCGTCTGGGATGA
- a CDS encoding NAD(P)H-binding protein — MSKESTKRAFVAGATGYTGQQVVRILAAQGVEVVAHVRPDSSSLERWRERFEGWGARVDTTAWEQGAMTATLSELRPELVYCLIGTTRARDKNTEEDAGYEAIDFGLTELLAGACAAGSPKARFVYLSAMGVSASSSSAYYKARWKAEESVRESGLSYIIARPGLITGPDREESRPMERVAGVVSGAIFKGLSAVGADTLHDRYAPTDAVELATALVQRALEATDDAIVLETPRLRCGRL; from the coding sequence ATGAGCAAAGAATCGACGAAACGTGCATTTGTCGCCGGGGCGACCGGCTACACCGGTCAGCAGGTCGTGCGCATTCTGGCCGCGCAGGGCGTGGAGGTGGTGGCGCATGTGCGCCCGGACTCCTCCAGCCTTGAGCGCTGGCGGGAGAGGTTCGAGGGGTGGGGCGCCCGGGTGGACACCACCGCCTGGGAGCAGGGCGCGATGACGGCCACGCTCAGCGAGCTGCGTCCCGAGCTGGTCTATTGCCTCATCGGCACCACCCGCGCGCGCGACAAAAACACCGAGGAGGACGCCGGTTATGAGGCGATTGATTTTGGCCTCACCGAGCTTCTGGCCGGAGCCTGCGCGGCGGGCTCCCCGAAGGCGCGTTTCGTGTACCTCTCGGCGATGGGCGTGAGCGCGTCGTCGTCCTCGGCCTATTATAAAGCGCGCTGGAAGGCCGAGGAGTCGGTGCGGGAAAGCGGGCTGAGCTACATCATCGCCCGGCCCGGGCTTATCACCGGCCCCGATCGCGAAGAGAGTCGCCCGATGGAGCGCGTCGCCGGAGTGGTTTCCGGGGCGATCTTCAAAGGACTGAGCGCGGTGGGGGCTGATACCCTCCACGATCGCTACGCGCCCACCGATGCGGTGGAGCTGGCCACGGCACTTGTGCAGCGAGCGCTGGAGGCCACCGATGATGCGATCGTGTTGGAGACTCCCCGGCTTCGCTGCGGCCGCCTCTGA
- a CDS encoding OmpA/MotB family protein: MTQLIQERFTEEVPTGQAGWLVSYADMMTILLTFMILLLSISTIAQTKYDLLVQAFTGSRAGNLHEVQEKIDRVIEEQALGGEVQTLLDDEGLKIQFSNALLFNSGSAELLPRALEVFEPIERHLVDDLGPTYGLVIEGYTDDVPVVSGRYRSNWELSTSRAIHVMERLAAAGLDRRRMSVQGFADTRPATEVDLYDTTTVDALDEAALHEVRGANRRVVIRIDALDPDLVQRLYPDADSPGDAVPESPQEIF; encoded by the coding sequence GTGACGCAGCTGATTCAGGAGCGCTTCACCGAAGAGGTCCCCACCGGGCAGGCCGGATGGCTGGTGAGCTACGCCGACATGATGACGATCCTGCTCACCTTCATGATCCTGCTCCTCTCCATCTCGACCATCGCTCAGACCAAGTACGATCTGCTCGTCCAGGCCTTTACCGGCTCGCGGGCCGGCAATCTCCACGAAGTCCAGGAGAAGATCGATCGTGTTATCGAGGAGCAGGCCCTCGGCGGAGAGGTGCAGACCCTGTTGGATGACGAGGGATTGAAGATCCAGTTCTCCAATGCGCTGCTCTTTAACTCCGGCAGCGCCGAGCTCTTACCGCGCGCACTCGAAGTCTTTGAGCCGATTGAACGCCACCTCGTCGACGACCTGGGCCCGACCTACGGTCTGGTCATTGAGGGCTACACCGATGATGTGCCGGTGGTCTCCGGGCGCTACCGCTCCAACTGGGAGCTCTCCACCTCGCGCGCCATCCATGTGATGGAGCGCCTGGCCGCAGCCGGCCTCGATCGCCGACGGATGTCTGTGCAGGGATTTGCCGACACTCGCCCGGCCACCGAGGTCGATCTTTACGACACCACCACCGTCGACGCCCTCGATGAGGCCGCACTCCATGAAGTTCGCGGCGCCAACCGCCGGGTGGTCATTCGCATCGACGCCCTCGATCCCGATCTTGTGCAACGCCTCTACCCCGACGCCGACTCCCCGGGCGATGCTGTGCCGGAAAGCCCCCAGGAGATCTTCTGA
- a CDS encoding glutamate--cysteine ligase: MSRDQNINTSPIVDREQLLDFFRAGEKDRRHRGVGTEHEKFVLRASDQNMASYEEKGGIGDLLQTLVAEHGWEATALDRGHLVALVRDGAAITLEPGGQFELSGAIFKTVFDTAAEIDTHFREVKAAGGDRLTFACWGLNPTYDLDAIPWMPKARYGIMRDYMPTRGDLAHWMMKGTCTIQANFDYVSEDDAADIIRTAVLASPVVGALFANSPVRLGKPTGKQSFRNHIWTRTDPDRSGVPAFMYRNDWGYSEYLEYLLDVPMFFVRREEGYIDLAGYSFRDFVDGKHPDYSPVLGDFELHASTLFPEVRLKQYIEVRSADGGPRDFIVALPALWKGLLYHEPSRREVVSLFEPFDEANHRALYVQAMDGGIHAESAFGPVLDLARELVSIATRGLDALAAEYGHESEAVFLKPLVEIVESRRSLADRFADDFAETGGDLGALLKRHAI; encoded by the coding sequence ATGTCCCGCGACCAGAACATCAACACTTCGCCCATCGTCGATCGCGAGCAGCTTCTTGACTTCTTCCGCGCCGGCGAAAAAGACCGACGCCATCGCGGTGTGGGAACCGAGCACGAGAAGTTCGTGCTGCGTGCCTCCGACCAGAACATGGCGTCCTACGAGGAGAAAGGCGGCATCGGCGATCTTCTGCAGACGCTGGTGGCCGAGCACGGATGGGAGGCCACCGCGCTGGACCGCGGCCACCTGGTGGCGCTTGTGCGCGACGGGGCGGCCATCACGCTGGAGCCGGGCGGTCAGTTCGAGCTCAGCGGCGCGATCTTTAAAACCGTCTTTGATACCGCCGCCGAGATCGACACCCACTTCCGGGAGGTCAAAGCTGCCGGCGGCGACCGGCTCACGTTTGCCTGCTGGGGCCTTAACCCCACCTACGACCTCGATGCGATTCCCTGGATGCCCAAGGCCCGCTACGGGATCATGCGGGATTATATGCCTACCCGTGGCGACCTGGCCCACTGGATGATGAAGGGCACCTGCACCATTCAGGCGAACTTCGACTATGTGAGCGAAGATGACGCTGCCGACATCATTCGCACCGCCGTGCTCGCCAGCCCGGTGGTCGGCGCGCTCTTTGCCAACAGCCCGGTTCGTCTGGGCAAGCCCACCGGAAAGCAGTCCTTTAGAAACCACATCTGGACCCGCACCGACCCCGACCGCAGTGGCGTGCCGGCCTTCATGTACCGCAACGACTGGGGCTACAGCGAGTATCTGGAGTACTTGCTCGACGTCCCGATGTTCTTTGTGCGCCGGGAGGAGGGCTACATCGACCTCGCGGGCTACTCCTTCCGCGACTTCGTCGACGGCAAGCACCCGGATTACTCCCCGGTGCTCGGCGACTTCGAGCTGCACGCCTCCACGCTCTTCCCCGAGGTCCGGCTCAAGCAATACATCGAGGTACGCAGCGCCGACGGTGGCCCGCGCGACTTCATCGTTGCGCTGCCCGCGCTCTGGAAGGGGCTGCTCTACCACGAGCCCAGCCGCAGAGAGGTCGTCTCACTCTTCGAGCCCTTCGATGAGGCCAACCACCGCGCGCTCTACGTCCAGGCCATGGACGGCGGCATTCACGCGGAGAGTGCCTTCGGACCGGTGCTCGATCTTGCCCGCGAACTGGTGTCCATCGCCACGCGCGGGCTCGACGCCCTGGCCGCCGAATACGGTCACGAAAGTGAGGCGGTCTTCCTCAAGCCGCTCGTCGAGATCGTGGAGAGCCGCCGCAGCCTGGCCGACCGTTTCGCCGACGACTTCGCCGAGACCGGCGGCGACCTCGGGGCGTTACTCAAACGCCACGCGATCTAA
- a CDS encoding M23 family metallopeptidase: MIRHLLPGVLFALLAACVLSFIAARSAQATLPDSHHSDTQAPPPLPELGQLELPWECSEAFRVTQTHDVGSHTGLGTWAFDFDLPVGTPVSAPAAGEVRLVHDDSTRHGCGPEFAWDANYVVIDLQNGYDALLLHLDAGSVTVKPGDKVEAGQVVGRVGNSGWVCGTHLHFQVQRSCSSWWCQSVPAGFAEHPQPQTGQELSRPVCEAEPQMALAG; this comes from the coding sequence ATGATTCGCCATCTCTTGCCGGGCGTCCTCTTCGCCCTGCTGGCCGCGTGTGTGCTGTCTTTTATCGCCGCGCGAAGCGCCCAGGCCACGCTGCCAGACTCGCATCATTCCGACACACAGGCGCCGCCGCCGCTCCCGGAGCTCGGTCAGCTGGAGCTCCCCTGGGAGTGCTCGGAGGCTTTCCGCGTCACCCAGACCCACGACGTGGGAAGCCACACCGGGCTGGGCACCTGGGCCTTCGATTTCGATCTTCCCGTGGGCACCCCGGTCAGCGCGCCGGCCGCCGGGGAGGTCAGGCTTGTGCACGATGACTCGACCCGCCACGGCTGCGGACCGGAGTTTGCCTGGGACGCCAACTACGTGGTCATCGATCTTCAAAACGGCTACGACGCGCTGCTTTTGCACCTGGATGCCGGCTCGGTCACCGTGAAGCCCGGCGACAAAGTCGAGGCAGGCCAGGTCGTCGGCCGGGTGGGCAACTCGGGCTGGGTCTGCGGCACGCATCTGCATTTTCAGGTGCAACGCAGCTGCTCCAGCTGGTGGTGCCAGTCGGTGCCGGCGGGGTTCGCGGAGCATCCGCAGCCGCAGACCGGCCAGGAGCTCAGCCGCCCGGTGTGTGAGGCCGAGCCGCAAATGGCGCTGGCCGGCTGA
- a CDS encoding acyl-CoA dehydrogenase family protein: protein MKKYAQFTDEHDMFRKAVRDFCLKELAPHAEAWEAAREFPREVFKTMGDLGFIGCRYPEELGGAGGDIWHTAVLAEELPHSSMAGLAMAMLVQSDMATPIIGELGTDAQKEEFLIPAIRGEKIAALGVSEPGAGSDVAGIRTTAKRDGDDYIINGQKTWITNGTRADFITLAVRTDPDNRYGGISLILFPTDTPGFSVGKKLEKIGNHCSDTAELFFEDCRVPARYLLGDEGAGFYYIMQNFQGERLVGALTGTAGAQIVLDKTIIYCKERHAFDRPLTGFQVTRHKLVEMEAQLEACRALTYHAAQLFERGIPCQREISMAKMMVGETAMSVIDGCLQLHGGMGYVEEGPVARAWRDTRLLSIGGGTTEIMKEIISKVMGL from the coding sequence ATGAAAAAGTACGCCCAGTTTACTGACGAACATGACATGTTTCGTAAGGCCGTGCGCGACTTCTGCCTCAAGGAGCTCGCTCCCCACGCGGAAGCATGGGAGGCCGCCCGCGAGTTTCCTCGCGAGGTTTTTAAAACGATGGGCGATCTGGGCTTCATCGGCTGTCGCTACCCCGAAGAGCTCGGTGGCGCAGGTGGAGACATCTGGCACACCGCCGTACTCGCCGAAGAGCTTCCACACAGCTCCATGGCCGGCCTGGCGATGGCGATGCTGGTGCAGAGCGATATGGCCACGCCCATCATCGGCGAGCTGGGCACCGACGCGCAGAAAGAAGAGTTCTTAATACCCGCCATCCGTGGCGAGAAGATCGCTGCGCTGGGCGTCTCCGAGCCCGGTGCCGGAAGCGACGTCGCCGGCATCCGCACCACCGCAAAACGCGACGGTGACGACTACATCATCAACGGTCAGAAGACCTGGATCACCAACGGCACCCGCGCCGACTTCATCACCCTGGCCGTGCGCACCGACCCGGACAACCGCTACGGCGGCATCAGCCTGATCCTCTTCCCCACCGACACTCCGGGATTCAGCGTTGGTAAAAAGCTCGAAAAGATCGGCAACCACTGCTCCGACACCGCCGAACTCTTCTTTGAAGACTGCCGGGTCCCCGCGCGCTACCTGCTTGGCGACGAAGGCGCGGGCTTCTACTACATCATGCAGAACTTCCAGGGAGAGCGCCTGGTTGGCGCGCTCACAGGCACCGCCGGCGCTCAAATCGTGCTCGATAAGACGATCATCTACTGCAAAGAACGCCACGCCTTCGACCGCCCCCTGACCGGCTTCCAGGTCACCCGCCATAAACTCGTGGAGATGGAGGCTCAGCTCGAAGCTTGCCGCGCGCTGACCTACCACGCCGCCCAACTTTTTGAGCGGGGCATTCCCTGCCAGCGCGAGATCTCGATGGCCAAGATGATGGTTGGCGAGACGGCGATGAGCGTCATTGACGGCTGTCTGCAACTCCACGGCGGCATGGGCTACGTCGAAGAGGGCCCGGTGGCCCGCGCCTGGCGCGACACGCGCCTGCTCTCGATCGGCGGCGGCACCACCGAGATCATGAAGGAGATCATCTCCAAGGTCATGGGACTCTGA
- a CDS encoding type I phosphomannose isomerase catalytic subunit, which produces MSDITPYVLKMRPLLIEKIWGGRKLASHFGKALPEAGRYGESWEVADLPEGQSQVDSGPLAGSTLSEVVALWGRDLVGTAAPDGRRFPLLVKVLDAAADLSVQVHPGHADLAELPGANSKDECWMILDSEPGASIVHGLSEEVAPEAFAEAARQGTLKPMLHHAPVRPGQVVRVSPGTVHAIGAGVALLEVQEPSDTTYRVYDYNRPGLDGELRALHLDEAMKVSRLRPSDEVAVEPITLGEGVELRVDAPGYRLETLRLAGERRVRWAVERSTAQVIFCVSGRVVLDDGAGGTLVMQVGETAVVPAALRQVSARTIDAELAVAGLGGALLIRELNAVEYGEEVAPV; this is translated from the coding sequence ATGAGCGATATCACGCCCTATGTGTTGAAGATGCGCCCGCTCTTGATCGAGAAGATCTGGGGCGGGCGAAAGTTGGCTTCCCACTTCGGAAAGGCCCTTCCCGAGGCGGGGCGTTATGGCGAGAGCTGGGAGGTCGCGGATTTGCCCGAGGGGCAGTCACAGGTGGACTCCGGCCCACTCGCCGGGAGCACGCTCAGCGAGGTGGTTGCGCTCTGGGGGCGCGACCTGGTGGGCACGGCGGCGCCGGATGGCAGGCGTTTTCCCCTTCTTGTGAAGGTGCTCGATGCGGCCGCTGACTTAAGCGTGCAGGTGCATCCGGGGCATGCTGATCTGGCGGAGCTCCCCGGTGCGAACTCCAAAGATGAGTGCTGGATGATTCTCGACTCCGAGCCGGGAGCCTCGATCGTGCACGGGCTCAGCGAGGAGGTCGCGCCCGAAGCGTTTGCTGAGGCCGCCCGCCAGGGCACACTTAAGCCTATGTTGCATCACGCGCCGGTTCGCCCCGGGCAGGTCGTACGTGTGAGCCCGGGCACCGTACACGCCATCGGCGCCGGGGTGGCCCTGCTGGAGGTGCAGGAACCCTCCGACACCACCTACCGGGTCTATGACTACAATCGCCCCGGTCTCGACGGGGAGCTGCGCGCGCTGCACCTCGACGAGGCGATGAAGGTCAGTCGGCTGCGCCCCTCCGACGAGGTGGCTGTGGAGCCGATTACGCTTGGCGAGGGCGTTGAGCTTCGCGTGGACGCGCCGGGTTACCGCCTGGAGACACTGCGCCTGGCTGGCGAGCGTCGTGTCCGCTGGGCGGTCGAACGCAGCACGGCGCAGGTGATCTTTTGCGTGAGCGGCCGGGTGGTGCTTGACGACGGGGCAGGCGGAACGCTCGTCATGCAGGTCGGTGAGACGGCCGTGGTGCCCGCGGCATTGAGGCAGGTCAGCGCCCGAACGATCGACGCGGAGTTGGCAGTGGCGGGCCTGGGAGGTGCGCTGCTCATCCGCGAACTCAACGCGGTGGAGTATGGCGAGGAGGTCGCGCCGGTCTGA
- the gcvPB gene encoding aminomethyl-transferring glycine dehydrogenase subunit GcvPB: MENPVGLEAFVENAPISPAERVSRGLQFEEPLIFERSEPGRRGFVFSESDWDVERVDVASELGELLRENDAELPEVTEPDVVRHYTRLSQWNYAIDTGFYPLGSCTMKYNPKINEATARLPGFARLHPYMPERWTQGALELLWNLEGLLSEIAGLPHCSLQPAAGAQGELTGLMCIRAFHESRGDTKRTRIIVPDSAHGTNPASAAFCGFSVVEVPSSPDGTLSAAAVAAVMDETVAGLMITNPNTMGIFEGEIAEICKVVHEGGGKVYMDGANMNAILGQARPGDFGIDVMHYNVHKTFSTPHGGGGPGGGPICVSDDLAPFLPVPRIERHEVEGKATFKLVREGYEQSVGKVKAFWGNFLVYVRAYTYLREYGSNLPRISERAVLNANYVRTQLSDTYSVAYPGTCMHEVVFDDRSYKASGATTLDIAKRMIDFGIHPPTTYFPLNVSGALMVEPTETESLRTLDEFILVMRTIHREALEAPEKLKGAPHNAFRTRLDETSAARKPVLTYRQARAQREG; this comes from the coding sequence ATGGAAAACCCTGTAGGGCTTGAGGCCTTTGTCGAAAACGCGCCAATCTCGCCGGCCGAGCGCGTCTCGCGCGGTTTGCAATTTGAAGAGCCGCTGATCTTTGAGCGCAGCGAGCCGGGGCGTCGCGGTTTTGTCTTCTCGGAGAGCGATTGGGACGTGGAGCGGGTCGATGTCGCCAGCGAACTCGGCGAGCTTCTGCGCGAGAATGACGCGGAGCTTCCGGAGGTGACCGAGCCCGATGTGGTGCGCCATTATACGCGGCTCAGCCAGTGGAACTACGCCATTGATACCGGGTTTTATCCGCTGGGTTCGTGCACGATGAAGTACAACCCGAAGATCAATGAGGCGACCGCGCGGTTACCGGGCTTCGCGCGTCTGCATCCCTATATGCCCGAGCGCTGGACCCAGGGGGCGCTGGAGCTTCTGTGGAACCTGGAGGGGCTACTCTCGGAGATCGCCGGGTTGCCGCATTGCTCGTTGCAGCCCGCCGCCGGTGCCCAGGGCGAGCTCACGGGGTTGATGTGCATCCGCGCCTTTCATGAGTCGCGTGGTGATACGAAGCGCACGCGCATCATCGTGCCGGACTCTGCGCACGGCACCAACCCGGCGTCTGCGGCCTTTTGTGGGTTCAGCGTGGTGGAGGTGCCCTCAAGTCCTGATGGGACGCTCAGCGCGGCGGCGGTCGCTGCTGTGATGGATGAGACGGTCGCTGGCCTGATGATCACCAACCCCAACACTATGGGGATCTTCGAGGGTGAGATCGCCGAGATCTGCAAGGTCGTCCACGAGGGCGGCGGCAAGGTCTATATGGATGGTGCCAATATGAACGCCATTCTGGGGCAGGCGCGCCCGGGTGATTTTGGCATCGATGTGATGCATTACAACGTGCATAAAACCTTCTCGACGCCGCACGGCGGTGGCGGCCCCGGCGGCGGTCCGATCTGTGTGAGCGACGACCTGGCACCTTTTCTTCCGGTGCCGCGCATTGAGCGTCATGAAGTCGAGGGCAAGGCCACGTTTAAGCTCGTGCGCGAGGGTTACGAGCAGTCGGTGGGCAAGGTCAAAGCCTTCTGGGGCAACTTCCTGGTGTACGTGCGTGCCTACACCTACCTGCGCGAGTACGGCAGCAACCTGCCAAGGATCAGCGAGCGCGCGGTGCTCAATGCCAATTATGTACGCACGCAACTCAGCGATACGTACAGCGTGGCGTACCCGGGCACCTGCATGCATGAGGTGGTGTTTGATGACCGATCGTACAAGGCCTCGGGCGCAACCACGCTCGATATTGCCAAGCGCATGATCGACTTTGGGATTCATCCGCCCACGACGTACTTTCCGTTGAACGTGTCGGGAGCGCTGATGGTGGAGCCCACCGAGACCGAATCGTTGCGCACGCTCGATGAGTTTATCCTGGTGATGCGCACCATTCACCGCGAGGCGCTGGAGGCTCCCGAGAAACTTAAGGGCGCGCCGCATAACGCGTTCCGAACGCGCCTTGATGAGACAAGCGCTGCGCGCAAGCCCGTGCTCACCTACCGTCAGGCGCGCGCGCAGCGCGAGGGCTGA
- a CDS encoding cyclic nucleotide-binding domain-containing protein, giving the protein MSWTFLDISALRDVDLFASVSDRALESLLAITTTMRPKPAELIFREGDKGDALYIILEGEVRISKDIHGVGEEALAFLKAGSYFGEMALLDDKAVRSAHAIAGGTCHLGVLQRDALLELMSKDRDLANEILWSFVGTLSSRLRESNEKIAFFAMSNMFE; this is encoded by the coding sequence GTGAGCTGGACATTTCTCGACATCTCCGCGCTTCGCGACGTCGATCTTTTCGCCAGCGTCAGCGACCGCGCGCTGGAGTCGCTCCTGGCTATCACCACCACGATGCGCCCTAAACCCGCCGAGCTTATCTTCCGCGAAGGCGACAAAGGCGACGCTCTCTACATCATCCTGGAGGGCGAAGTCCGCATCTCCAAAGACATCCACGGAGTGGGTGAGGAGGCGCTGGCGTTTCTGAAAGCCGGCTCATACTTCGGCGAGATGGCGCTGCTCGATGACAAAGCCGTGCGTAGCGCCCACGCCATCGCCGGGGGCACCTGCCACCTGGGCGTGCTCCAACGCGACGCCCTCCTGGAGCTCATGAGCAAAGACCGCGACCTGGCCAACGAGATCCTCTGGAGCTTTGTCGGCACGCTCTCCTCCCGACTTCGCGAGAGCAACGAGAAGATCGCCTTCTTCGCCATGTCCAACATGTTTGAATAA